TGGCCAAACGGCTTTCATAGTAAATTGGAACCGTTGCGCCATCCTTAACCGCGTCTTCAATATCATAAATAGAAATGTAATCACCAAACACAGCCCGTGTATCGCGATCTGTGCCTTCTATGGGTGTTCCAGTAAAGCCAAGAAAGGTTGCATTGGGAACAGCATCTCGTAAATGTTGAGCATAGCCATATTTAAAACTGCCATCATCATCAAGCATGGCATCAAAACCATATTGACTGCGATGTGCTTCATCAGCAATAACCACAATGTTTTCTCGATCTGACAGCAAAGGAAAATGCTCTTCATCCTTTTTCAAAGAGAATTTTTGAATAGTAGTGAATACTATGCCACCAGCAGGCTTATTGCCCAGATACTCGCGCAAAGTATCAATACTTTTTATTTGCACTGGCTGTTGGCCAAGCAGTTGTGTTGATTTGCAAAAGGTGCCGTACAGCTGACCATCCAGATCATTGCGATCGGTTACTACCAGCAAAGTTGGGTTTTTCATTTCGGGTTGCTTGGTCAATTTGCTGGCGAAACACACCATGGAAATTGATTTACCAGAACCTTGAGTATGCCAGACCACACCACCTTTACGGTGTTTGTTCTTAGCGGCTTCAATTACCGAATTCACAGCTTCTCTAACTGCATGAAACTGATGGTATCCAGCAATTTTTTTAATAATCGACTTACCATTATCTTCAAATAAAATGAAATATTGTAAATAATCCAATAGCAAAGTCTTATCAAAAAAACCACGAATTAAAATTTCCAACTCATAAGATAATAAAGGTCTATCCGCTTCATCCTTAATGGTTCGCCAATACATGTAACGTTCTTCTGACGCAGTTAGCGAACCGATTCGGGCATTAACTCCATCACTGATGATGCAAGCCTCATTGAAAATGAATAAATCTTCAATTTCCTGTTTGTAGGTTTGCAAATCGTTATAAGCCTTAAAAATATCAGCTGATTCATCCGCAGGGTTTTTTAGCTCAATAACAAAGATAGGGATACCATTAATGAACACCACAATGTCTGGCCTGCGGTTCATCTTACTACCCTTCAGCGTAAACTGGTTCACAATCAGAAAATCATTATTTTCTGGGTGATGAAAATCAATTAGTTTAATCCGTTCACCTTGCCAACCATCTTCCGTTTTCACTTCCATTCCGATACCTTGGGTCAGCATGTGGTGAAAGGACAAGTTATTTTGAATGAGACTGACTTTTTGTGGATTCTTAAGTTTCGCCTTAGCTTCTTCAATAGCTGAGGCAGGCGCATCTGGATTCAACCGAGTCAGAGCTATGTTCAGTCGGCTTTCAATCAGGACAGATTGATAGTCTGCTCTTAATGGACTTATGCCATCATGGGCGATATCGGGACCATATAAATAGTCATAGCCCAATTCTTGAAACCATTGGATAGCCAGTTGTTCAACTTGATCTTCGTTAATCATTTTCTGGCTCCAGATTTAGATTTGATACATCGATTTCACCAGATAAAAGCTTCGGTAAGAGATAATCTCTTAATTTGCATAACTGCAAAGTTTCATCAGTTCGTATCCTAACCATCGAGAATAATGGATCAATAAACTTTGAAAACTCACCATATAAATGATTGCTGGGTTCAAGAATGGGTATTCTTTTTAAATTATTCTGATTTATTTTAGGCTGAACTGCACCAGTTACATAACTGCTTACATTTGTATCTTTGAATAAAATATAGATACCTTCTGTAGAAAGATTTTTTTTTGCCTTTAAAACATGCGCGTGATTATTTACCCATGATTTGCCCCAGATGTATTGGGTAAATGGAGTTCCATCCTCTTTTACAACAGAACCATCCTCACCAATTAAAGTTAATGGCTCATCAAATAGGAAATCATCTATATAATCCATTATGCTAGTGGCACCATAATAAGGTACATTTCCTTTTCTTTTTTCCCTTTCGTTTTTTGAAAGTGGAACTCTTTTTGAATCTAAAATTTCAATATAATTTTCAATTTTAGTTGGCCGCCACCCCTTCGGAATCAAGCCCAGCTCACTTTCTTCAAATTCACTGGGAAATAAATCTAAAATTTCTCTGGAAATACCAAGCTCTTTTGCAATCGTATCGTGCTCATCCTCACTCTGAGCATTGGCCTTGGCATGAACTGGATCAAAATCCACAAACCATGATTTAAAAATTGTTTGCGCTATGGATTCCAAGGTTTGATTGATTTTTTTGTTGAGCTCAATTTTGTCGTCTAAAGAAGAAAGTGTTTGGACTATTTTTCTTTGAACCTTCAAATCGGGTATTTTTAATTTTATGGCTTTTAAACTGGTTAAAGGGCTACTAATTGCAGGAACTCCAACTTGTGATTTGTTTTTTAGTAATTCAAACTGACCTTTTGGTGATTTAAAAAAATAAAACAAAAAATGCTCGTCAACTTTTTCCTTATCAACAGATAATCTCATCCCTGATTGAGAAATAACGTATCGTTTATATTTGCCCTTGGGAATTAAACCAACTTGAC
This genomic interval from Legionella oakridgensis ATCC 33761 = DSM 21215 contains the following:
- a CDS encoding restriction endonuclease subunit S; this encodes MSSKWNEFKLENLACSFAMGPFGSNIKASNFVNQGVPVIRGSNLNFDKFVDGEFVYLTDEKADQLKSSVCYPGDLVFTHRGTIGQVGLIPKGKYKRYVISQSGMRLSVDKEKVDEHFLFYFFKSPKGQFELLKNKSQVGVPAISSPLTSLKAIKLKIPDLKVQRKIVQTLSSLDDKIELNKKINQTLESIAQTIFKSWFVDFDPVHAKANAQSEDEHDTIAKELGISREILDLFPSEFEESELGLIPKGWRPTKIENYIEILDSKRVPLSKNEREKRKGNVPYYGATSIMDYIDDFLFDEPLTLIGEDGSVVKEDGTPFTQYIWGKSWVNNHAHVLKAKKNLSTEGIYILFKDTNVSSYVTGAVQPKINQNNLKRIPILEPSNHLYGEFSKFIDPLFSMVRIRTDETLQLCKLRDYLLPKLLSGEIDVSNLNLEPEND